In Ruminococcaceae bacterium BL-6, a genomic segment contains:
- the lctP gene encoding L-lactate permease (Evidence 2a : Function from experimental evidences in other organisms; PubMedId : 10508058; Product type t : transporter), translating into MLQSCLALVPIIWLIIALTYLKMPGHKACLSALAVAAVLALTLWRMPAADLATSALEGFATALWPIILVIIAAIFTYNLSLKTGAMDIIKRMLTGVSADKRLLILLVGWCFGGFLEGMAGFGTAIAIPASMLAGMGMNPIEACVVCMIANAFPTAFGSVGIPTVTLQAVTGLDALPLAFTTVFQMVPFMILVPFLMVIAGGGGVKALKGVVGITLVSGLSFVLPELVVSRFLGPELTVIVGCVVSLLCTFLMAKSRKNQAVPAEYDMSAGIAAGTAPKQSEPAMSLAVASLPFILIFVFLLLTSKLVPPVNGFLSVFKSTAKISTSPGAGAVSFSWINTPGVIIFIAAIIGSLVQKASGRMMWQALTGTVKQMSKTIITIMSVLAVAKIMTYSGMISDMANLFVTLTGHYYPFVAPIIAAIGAFVTGSGTNTEVLLGTLQTAAAKQIGVSQYWLAAANSLGAGIGKIMSPQCIATAVAAVGLVGQDSKVLRAILKWVLILLVIACVAVGFGVPLTPA; encoded by the coding sequence ATGCTTCAGTCCTGTCTTGCTCTGGTGCCGATCATCTGGCTGATTATTGCGCTTACCTATCTGAAGATGCCCGGACACAAGGCGTGCCTCAGCGCGCTGGCCGTCGCCGCCGTGCTGGCGCTGACGCTTTGGCGCATGCCTGCGGCGGATTTAGCCACGTCCGCTCTGGAAGGCTTCGCCACTGCGCTGTGGCCCATCATTCTGGTCATCATCGCCGCCATCTTCACCTACAACCTTTCTTTAAAAACCGGCGCGATGGATATCATCAAGCGGATGCTCACGGGCGTTTCCGCAGATAAGCGTCTTCTCATCCTGCTGGTGGGATGGTGCTTCGGCGGATTTCTCGAGGGCATGGCCGGCTTCGGCACGGCAATCGCCATACCGGCCAGCATGCTGGCCGGTATGGGCATGAACCCGATTGAAGCCTGCGTGGTCTGCATGATCGCCAACGCTTTCCCGACCGCGTTCGGCTCTGTCGGAATCCCCACCGTCACCCTGCAGGCCGTGACCGGGCTGGATGCGCTGCCGCTGGCCTTTACGACGGTATTCCAGATGGTTCCGTTCATGATTCTGGTGCCGTTTTTGATGGTCATCGCGGGCGGCGGCGGTGTCAAGGCGCTCAAGGGCGTCGTGGGCATCACACTGGTGTCCGGCCTGTCCTTTGTCCTGCCGGAGCTGGTCGTTTCCAGATTCCTCGGCCCGGAGCTGACCGTCATCGTCGGCTGTGTCGTTTCCCTGCTCTGTACCTTCCTGATGGCCAAATCGCGGAAAAATCAGGCGGTTCCCGCGGAGTACGACATGAGCGCGGGCATTGCCGCCGGCACGGCGCCGAAGCAAAGCGAACCGGCCATGTCGCTTGCGGTTGCCAGCCTGCCGTTTATCCTCATTTTCGTTTTTCTTCTGCTGACCTCCAAGCTGGTTCCGCCGGTCAACGGCTTCCTTTCCGTCTTTAAATCCACGGCAAAGATCAGCACCTCCCCCGGCGCCGGCGCCGTTTCCTTCAGCTGGATCAATACGCCCGGCGTGATCATCTTTATCGCCGCGATTATCGGCAGCCTTGTGCAGAAAGCCAGCGGCCGGATGATGTGGCAGGCGCTGACCGGCACCGTGAAGCAGATGTCCAAGACGATCATCACCATCATGTCTGTGCTTGCGGTTGCCAAGATCATGACATACTCGGGGATGATCTCCGATATGGCGAATCTCTTCGTCACCCTCACCGGTCATTATTATCCGTTCGTGGCCCCGATCATCGCTGCGATCGGCGCGTTCGTCACCGGCAGCGGAACCAACACCGAGGTCCTGCTGGGCACGCTGCAGACTGCCGCCGCAAAGCAGATCGGCGTTTCCCAGTACTGGCTCGCCGCGGCGAACTCCCTGGGCGCCGGCATCGGCAAGATCATGTCTCCCCAGTGCATCGCCACCGCGGTCGCGGCCGTCGGCCTTGTCGGCCAGGACAGCAAAGTGCTGCGCGCCATTCTGAAATGGGTGCTGATCCTGCTTGTGATCGCCTGCGTGGCGGTCGGGTTCGGCGTTCCCCTTACTCCCGCTTAA
- a CDS encoding NMT1 domain-containing protein → MKKLFKMKTKRLLSLALTFALTASLAACASPEEAKNAAQGAANGAAASAASSSGSSAGTKISVPKDAPWKSRDNKPVTVRAGFAKGMTGIANQFAIENGWYEDAGITIDELDIPNPVSAFGAGEVDIADGDPGTYIPAIVNQVPIKIVSNMWRSKGAYWIIAKPEIKTWADLKGKKFGTAQATGGMKMTSLEVLTKNGVNINKDIEQVANGFYQTGYATLTSGNVDATIIHQPYATIAKKAGYTVLGKTWEYMPAYNTGVLVATDKMLSEQPDVVKRVLEVYYYANDYAKNHLDEFLPWASKYLNIDQDVAREAIESEIELWENDPVVQPDRLQKTEDLLKEYGMQKQAYPVDNVYDNKIADEVARELKLGKYASGN, encoded by the coding sequence ATGAAAAAACTTTTTAAAATGAAAACGAAGAGGCTGCTCTCCCTTGCCCTGACCTTTGCCCTCACCGCTTCCCTCGCGGCGTGCGCGTCCCCGGAAGAGGCGAAAAATGCCGCGCAGGGGGCCGCGAACGGCGCCGCCGCTTCCGCGGCGTCTTCCTCCGGCTCCTCCGCGGGGACGAAGATCAGTGTCCCCAAGGATGCCCCGTGGAAAAGCCGTGACAACAAGCCCGTGACCGTGCGCGCCGGCTTCGCCAAGGGCATGACGGGCATTGCGAACCAGTTCGCCATTGAGAACGGTTGGTATGAGGACGCGGGCATCACCATCGACGAGCTCGACATCCCGAACCCGGTTTCCGCCTTCGGAGCCGGCGAGGTGGATATCGCGGACGGCGACCCGGGCACGTACATTCCGGCCATCGTCAATCAGGTGCCGATCAAAATCGTCAGCAACATGTGGCGCAGCAAGGGAGCCTACTGGATCATCGCAAAGCCGGAGATCAAGACATGGGCGGACCTGAAGGGAAAGAAGTTCGGTACGGCGCAGGCCACCGGCGGCATGAAGATGACTTCGCTGGAGGTCCTGACGAAGAACGGGGTCAATATCAACAAGGACATCGAGCAGGTCGCGAACGGATTTTACCAGACCGGCTACGCGACGCTCACTTCCGGCAACGTGGACGCCACCATCATCCATCAGCCGTACGCCACGATCGCGAAGAAGGCGGGCTATACGGTCCTCGGCAAGACGTGGGAGTACATGCCCGCGTACAACACCGGCGTGCTGGTCGCCACCGACAAAATGCTTTCGGAGCAGCCGGATGTGGTCAAGCGCGTGCTGGAGGTGTATTACTACGCCAACGACTATGCGAAGAACCATCTGGATGAATTTCTGCCGTGGGCGTCGAAATACCTGAACATCGATCAAGACGTCGCCCGCGAGGCGATCGAATCCGAAATCGAGCTGTGGGAAAACGACCCGGTCGTACAGCCGGACCGGCTGCAGAAAACGGAAGACCTGCTGAAAGAGTACGGGATGCAGAAACAGGCCTATCCGGTCGACAACGTGTATGACAACAAAATCGCCGACGAGGTCGCCAGGGAACTGAAGCTCGGGAAATATGCGTCCGGCAACTGA
- a CDS encoding protein of unknown function (Evidence 5 : Unknown function): MHASGEVIADRVCFSPPEPEGKQKQISTP; the protein is encoded by the coding sequence TTGCATGCGTCTGGAGAAGTGATTGCGGACCGGGTCTGTTTTTCCCCGCCGGAGCCGGAGGGGAAGCAGAAACAGATTTCCACGCCTTAG
- the ldh gene encoding L-lactate, D-lactate, and/or glycolate dehydrogenase (Evidence 2a : Function from experimental evidences in other organisms; PubMedId : 9389475; Product type e : enzyme), translating into MANYNPVTQEVLAELEKAAPGHVVTGGDVNPDYSRDEMPIYGTRMPDVTIDVQSTEEVSAIMKICYEHGIPVTTRGAGTGLVGGCTPVFGGVVLCTMRMNKILSYDLENFAVTVQPGVLLQQLADDALKHGCMYPPDPGEKMATLGGNVATNAGGMRAVKYGTTRDYVRAMTVVLPNGEITRFGGTVSKTSSGYSLTNLMIGSEGTLGIITELTLKLIPAPQATVSLMAPFEDLAACISTVPKFFMKHFRPQALEFFEKEILISSEEYLGKQVFPRKIDGTDVGAYLLITFDGDSMDELDPIVEGVSEMLLEEGALDVLVADTAPKLKDIWAARSSFLEGIEEQTKLLDECDVVVPVNKIAPYVEYVNEIKQKYDFEVKYFGHAGDGNLHIYTCSTEMEEAEFKKQVDQFLSALYQKTMELGGQISGEHGIGFGKVHFLENAVGPVNMELMRGIKKVFDPKLILNPGKVCMRLEK; encoded by the coding sequence ATGGCGAATTATAATCCGGTCACACAGGAAGTCCTTGCCGAACTGGAAAAGGCGGCGCCCGGTCATGTCGTAACCGGCGGCGATGTCAACCCCGACTATTCCCGCGACGAAATGCCCATCTACGGCACCCGTATGCCGGATGTCACCATCGACGTACAGAGCACGGAAGAGGTCTCCGCCATCATGAAGATCTGCTATGAGCACGGCATCCCGGTCACGACCCGCGGCGCGGGCACGGGCCTGGTGGGCGGCTGCACCCCGGTCTTCGGCGGGGTCGTGCTCTGCACCATGCGCATGAACAAGATCCTGTCTTACGACCTTGAGAACTTTGCGGTCACGGTGCAGCCCGGCGTGCTGCTGCAGCAGCTGGCCGACGACGCGCTGAAGCACGGATGCATGTATCCGCCGGACCCGGGCGAGAAGATGGCGACCCTGGGCGGCAATGTGGCCACCAACGCGGGCGGCATGCGCGCGGTGAAGTACGGCACGACCCGCGACTATGTCCGCGCCATGACCGTCGTGCTCCCGAACGGCGAGATCACCCGCTTCGGCGGCACGGTTTCCAAGACGAGCTCCGGCTACAGCCTGACGAACCTGATGATCGGCTCCGAGGGCACGCTGGGCATCATCACGGAGCTGACCCTGAAGCTCATCCCGGCCCCGCAGGCGACCGTGAGCCTGATGGCCCCGTTTGAGGATCTGGCGGCCTGCATCTCCACCGTGCCGAAATTCTTCATGAAGCATTTCCGTCCGCAGGCCCTCGAATTCTTTGAGAAAGAGATCCTGATTTCTTCCGAAGAATATCTGGGCAAGCAGGTCTTCCCGCGCAAGATCGACGGCACGGATGTCGGCGCCTATCTGCTGATTACGTTTGACGGCGACTCGATGGATGAGCTGGACCCGATCGTGGAGGGCGTATCCGAGATGCTGCTGGAAGAGGGCGCGCTGGATGTTCTGGTGGCGGACACGGCGCCGAAGCTGAAGGACATCTGGGCGGCGCGCTCCTCTTTCCTCGAGGGCATCGAGGAGCAGACGAAGCTGCTGGATGAATGCGACGTGGTCGTGCCGGTGAACAAAATCGCGCCTTATGTCGAGTATGTCAACGAGATCAAGCAGAAGTACGACTTTGAGGTGAAGTATTTCGGCCACGCCGGCGACGGCAACCTGCATATCTACACCTGTTCCACGGAAATGGAAGAGGCGGAGTTCAAGAAGCAGGTCGATCAGTTCCTGAGCGCCCTCTACCAGAAGACGATGGAGCTCGGCGGTCAGATCTCCGGCGAGCACGGCATCGGCTTCGGCAAGGTGCACTTCCTCGAGAACGCGGTGGGCCCCGTGAACATGGAGCTGATGCGCGGAATCAAAAAGGTGTTTGACCCCAAGCTGATTTTAAACCCCGGCAAGGTTTGCATGCGTCTGGAGAAGTGA
- the larA gene encoding Lactate racemase (Evidence 2a : Function from experimental evidences in other organisms; PubMedId : 24710389; Product type e : enzyme), with amino-acid sequence MSVIIPFGKSGMPLHADLGRAEVLESRVGELKAADTEDGLVLAAMASPIDSPRLRELAAGKKTCTIIISDHTRPVPSKHIIPAMLAELREASPGIDVTLLVATGFHRPTGKEELVDKLGREIVEREKIVIHNSRDASGNVQIGTLPSGAACVIDKVAARADLLVAEGFIEPHFFAGFSGGRKSVLPGVCDQVTVLGNHCSKFIDSPYARTGVLDGNPLHKDMLAAAKMAHLAYIVNVIIDEEKHVVAAFAGDPVTAHRRGCDLLLKYCQVQPARRGDIVISSNGGYPLDQNIYQSVKGLTAAEAAAAPGAVLIMVSSCSDGHGGENFYRALRDCVSPQKLAEEILATPQDRTRPDQWETQILCRVLCKHHVIYVTDPAQRKTVEEMKIAWAPDVDAALEEARRIKGADAHLVVIPNGISVMVRESV; translated from the coding sequence ATGTCTGTCATCATTCCCTTTGGAAAATCCGGGATGCCGCTGCACGCGGACCTGGGCAGGGCGGAAGTTCTGGAATCCCGCGTGGGAGAGCTCAAAGCCGCCGATACGGAGGACGGTTTGGTGCTGGCCGCCATGGCCAGCCCGATCGATTCCCCCCGCCTGCGGGAGCTCGCCGCCGGCAAAAAAACCTGTACCATTATTATCAGCGACCACACGCGCCCGGTCCCGAGCAAGCACATCATTCCCGCCATGCTTGCCGAGCTGCGCGAGGCCAGCCCCGGCATCGACGTGACGCTGCTGGTGGCCACCGGCTTTCACCGCCCGACCGGCAAGGAAGAGCTGGTGGATAAGCTCGGCCGGGAGATCGTGGAGCGGGAAAAGATCGTGATACATAACAGCCGGGACGCTTCCGGCAACGTGCAGATCGGCACGCTTCCTTCCGGCGCGGCGTGCGTGATCGACAAAGTGGCGGCGCGGGCGGACCTGCTTGTCGCCGAGGGCTTCATCGAGCCGCACTTTTTCGCCGGATTTTCCGGCGGGCGCAAAAGCGTGCTGCCGGGCGTCTGCGACCAGGTGACGGTGCTCGGCAACCATTGCTCCAAATTTATCGATTCCCCTTACGCGCGCACCGGCGTGCTGGATGGAAATCCGCTGCACAAGGATATGCTTGCCGCGGCGAAGATGGCGCATCTGGCTTACATTGTGAACGTGATTATCGACGAGGAGAAACATGTTGTGGCAGCCTTTGCCGGCGACCCCGTCACCGCGCACCGCCGGGGCTGCGATCTGCTGCTGAAATACTGTCAGGTGCAGCCGGCGCGGCGCGGCGATATCGTGATTTCCAGCAACGGCGGCTACCCGCTGGACCAGAATATTTACCAGAGCGTCAAGGGCCTTACCGCGGCGGAAGCGGCCGCGGCGCCGGGCGCCGTGCTGATCATGGTCAGCTCCTGCAGCGACGGGCACGGCGGGGAGAATTTTTACCGCGCGCTGCGGGACTGCGTTTCCCCGCAGAAGCTGGCGGAAGAGATCCTCGCCACCCCGCAGGACCGGACCCGGCCCGATCAGTGGGAAACCCAGATCCTGTGCCGCGTGCTGTGCAAGCACCATGTCATCTATGTCACGGATCCCGCGCAGCGGAAAACCGTGGAGGAAATGAAGATCGCGTGGGCGCCGGATGTGGACGCCGCCCTGGAGGAAGCCAGGCGCATCAAAGGCGCGGACGCCCATCTGGTGGTCATTCCCAACGGTATTTCCGTTATGGTGCGCGAATCGGTTTAA
- a CDS encoding Nitrate ABC transporter ATP-binding protein codes for MPEVVFRNITKSYSNPEGDETPAIRDVTLTIQNGEFVCVLGPSGCGKSTLLEIAAGLLPRSGGEILLDGKPLSGTSRDVGVVFQDSSLFPWRSIRKNVEFGLELAGVDREEREQKAEKAIEMVGLKGFENKYPHQLSGGMRQRAGLARTLVNDPSFILMDEPFSAVDHLTRLTLQDEIVRIWMQEKKTILFITHDVAEAVYLADRVVLLSPRPSYIRHIFDVPVKRPRDRSDPRLLDVVQRIYIKLNNPRDEEETVDYSI; via the coding sequence ATGCCTGAGGTAGTGTTCCGCAATATCACCAAAAGTTACAGCAATCCGGAGGGCGACGAGACGCCCGCGATCAGGGACGTCACGCTGACCATTCAGAACGGGGAGTTCGTATGCGTCCTCGGCCCGAGCGGATGCGGAAAAAGCACCCTTCTGGAAATCGCGGCGGGCCTTCTGCCGCGCTCCGGCGGAGAGATCCTGCTGGACGGGAAGCCGCTTTCCGGCACGAGCCGGGATGTCGGCGTGGTCTTTCAGGATTCGTCCCTGTTCCCGTGGCGCAGCATTCGGAAAAACGTGGAATTCGGCCTGGAGCTCGCCGGCGTGGACCGGGAGGAACGGGAGCAAAAGGCGGAAAAGGCCATCGAAATGGTGGGCCTGAAAGGGTTTGAAAACAAATATCCCCACCAGCTTTCCGGGGGCATGCGGCAGAGGGCCGGCCTTGCCCGCACGCTTGTGAACGACCCCAGCTTTATCCTGATGGACGAACCGTTCAGCGCGGTGGACCACCTGACCAGGCTGACGCTTCAGGATGAAATCGTCAGGATCTGGATGCAGGAGAAAAAGACGATCCTCTTCATCACGCACGACGTCGCGGAGGCGGTTTATCTCGCGGACCGCGTGGTGCTGCTGAGCCCCCGCCCGAGCTATATCCGGCATATCTTCGACGTCCCCGTCAAGCGCCCGCGCGACCGCAGCGATCCCCGGCTGCTGGATGTGGTGCAGCGGATCTACATCAAGCTGAACAACCCGCGCGACGAGGAAGAGACCGTCGATTATTCTATCTGA
- a CDS encoding conserved protein of unknown function (Evidence 4 : Unknown function but conserved in other organisms) — translation MPYQLTQEEQDQARKALNLTDEQYLSMDEVEFRARFRERLHHTLEIQTYSAIYRGKKLNPNQAGPAKHLINLWEKRKLGADQPEYRFASHLIAFAEKAEKGEPVDLTPYEPRKLTPADTELFYTVLKERRSVREFTDRRVPDELIDKILEAGLWAAHSCNLQSIRYLVVREEKVPGLFKGSDVPGGPVHLVVLQDERVYRANPYNPVRNRLLDAGAAAQNIALAAHAAGLEGVWLTFNDTIIQRLRDYFHVPEEISIVTYVDVGYGDQTPYPPQRYRVKDVVLGRT, via the coding sequence ATGCCCTATCAGCTGACACAGGAAGAACAGGACCAGGCCAGAAAGGCGCTCAACCTGACGGACGAACAGTATCTTTCAATGGACGAGGTGGAGTTCCGCGCGCGCTTTCGCGAGCGCCTGCACCATACGCTGGAAATTCAGACCTATTCGGCAATCTATCGGGGCAAAAAGCTCAATCCGAATCAGGCGGGCCCGGCGAAGCACCTGATCAATCTCTGGGAAAAAAGGAAGCTGGGCGCGGATCAGCCCGAGTACCGGTTCGCTTCCCATTTAATCGCGTTCGCCGAAAAAGCGGAGAAGGGGGAGCCGGTCGATCTGACTCCCTACGAGCCAAGGAAACTCACGCCGGCGGATACGGAACTGTTTTACACCGTTCTGAAGGAGCGCCGTTCGGTGCGGGAGTTTACGGACCGGCGGGTGCCCGACGAGCTGATCGACAAAATTCTGGAAGCCGGCCTCTGGGCCGCGCATTCCTGCAACCTTCAGTCCATCCGCTACCTGGTCGTGCGGGAGGAGAAGGTTCCCGGGCTGTTCAAGGGCAGCGACGTCCCCGGGGGGCCGGTCCATCTGGTGGTGCTGCAGGACGAGCGCGTGTACCGCGCGAATCCCTACAACCCCGTGAGAAACCGCCTGCTCGACGCCGGCGCCGCGGCGCAGAACATCGCCCTGGCGGCGCACGCCGCCGGCCTGGAAGGCGTCTGGCTGACCTTCAACGACACGATCATCCAGCGCCTGCGCGACTATTTCCATGTTCCGGAGGAAATCAGCATCGTCACCTATGTGGACGTCGGATACGGCGATCAGACGCCGTATCCGCCCCAGAGATACCGTGTGAAAGACGTCGTTCTGGGCCGCACCTGA
- a CDS encoding putative Sulfoacetaldehyde reductase (Evidence 3 : Putative function from multiple computational evidences): MKVLITGGSQGIGLAVAQELHAAGHELFLVARNPDRLKRAVDSFHGRAQGFACDLSDPARIAGLTAAVEKSGFSPEVLVLCAAGFGSPVRSVVTPPAGELRRLFETNVLANYELVQAFLPKLRSGPYPRIILIGSTASIRPDDRSLYGITKWALRSYAYSLRSELKEQGVGVTLLNPGGTFTQKRVPDGHTAPDRLLESSDTAKLVSALLTLSPQAVVEELDVRPMLGDTY, encoded by the coding sequence ATGAAGGTATTGATTACGGGCGGCAGCCAGGGCATCGGCCTTGCCGTCGCGCAGGAGCTGCACGCCGCGGGGCATGAGCTGTTTCTGGTGGCGAGGAATCCCGACAGGCTGAAGCGGGCGGTGGACAGCTTCCACGGCCGCGCGCAGGGCTTCGCATGCGATTTGTCGGACCCTGCCCGGATCGCCGGATTGACGGCTGCCGTGGAAAAAAGCGGATTTTCCCCCGAGGTGCTGGTCCTTTGTGCCGCCGGATTCGGCAGCCCGGTCCGCTCGGTCGTCACGCCGCCGGCAGGCGAGCTGCGCCGCCTGTTCGAGACGAACGTGCTTGCGAACTACGAGCTGGTGCAGGCGTTTCTGCCAAAGCTGCGGTCCGGCCCGTACCCCCGTATCATCCTGATCGGCTCGACGGCCTCCATCCGCCCGGATGACCGCTCCCTTTACGGGATCACCAAATGGGCGCTGCGCTCTTACGCTTACAGTCTCCGCAGCGAGCTGAAAGAGCAGGGGGTCGGCGTGACGCTGCTGAATCCGGGCGGAACCTTTACGCAGAAAAGGGTCCCGGATGGGCATACCGCGCCGGATCGGCTGCTCGAGTCCTCGGACACCGCGAAGCTTGTGTCCGCCCTGCTGACCCTCAGCCCGCAGGCGGTGGTGGAGGAGCTCGACGTCCGCCCGATGCTGGGGGACACCTACTGA
- a CDS encoding protein of unknown function (Evidence 5 : Unknown function), with the protein MLYLTNIGLQICQKDRIDSFGIVFEKNCGRIRRDTSGETNFKGFSSLILGRLSGSV; encoded by the coding sequence TTGTTATATTTAACGAATATCGGGCTTCAAATTTGTCAGAAAGATAGAATCGATTCATTTGGCATTGTATTTGAAAAAAATTGTGGTAGGATTAGAAGAGACACAAGTGGAGAGACCAATTTTAAAGGCTTTTCATCGCTTATTTTAGGTAGATTATCAGGTTCCGTTTGA
- the etfB gene encoding Electron transfer flavoprotein subunit beta (Evidence 2a : Function from experimental evidences in other organisms; PubMedId : 9694853; Product type e : enzyme): MNILVCVKQVPDTNEIKIDPVTNTLVRDGVPSIVNPFDGYALEAAARIRDDAPDTRIVVLSMGPQQAENALRECLAIAADKAYLVTDRTFGGSDTLATSYILSRAIAKVEELEGAKFDAIFCGKQAIDGDTAQVGPEIAEHLGYPQVTYGLEAKAADDGLHVYREAEDGKEIIGVQTPCLVTFTKPSFDPRFPTIKRKIAARKAQIVHLTAAELTNTDPARVGLKGSPTKVKRTYVPPRKEAGVVVKEETVEASAHKLYELLSNAHAI, from the coding sequence ATGAACATTCTCGTATGTGTTAAGCAGGTGCCGGATACCAATGAAATCAAGATCGATCCGGTCACCAACACCCTGGTGCGCGACGGTGTGCCAAGTATTGTAAACCCATTTGACGGCTATGCGCTGGAAGCGGCGGCCCGGATCAGAGACGACGCGCCGGACACCAGGATCGTGGTGCTTTCCATGGGGCCGCAGCAGGCGGAGAACGCACTGCGGGAATGCTTGGCCATTGCGGCCGACAAAGCCTATCTGGTCACGGACCGCACGTTCGGCGGTTCGGATACCCTGGCCACCAGCTATATCCTGAGCAGGGCGATCGCGAAAGTGGAAGAACTGGAAGGCGCAAAATTCGACGCGATCTTCTGCGGCAAGCAGGCGATTGACGGCGATACCGCCCAGGTCGGCCCGGAAATCGCGGAGCATCTGGGTTACCCGCAGGTGACCTATGGGCTGGAGGCAAAGGCGGCGGACGACGGGCTGCACGTCTACCGCGAGGCCGAAGACGGCAAGGAAATCATCGGAGTGCAGACGCCCTGTCTGGTAACCTTCACCAAACCTTCTTTTGATCCCCGTTTTCCCACGATCAAACGCAAAATCGCGGCGCGCAAGGCGCAGATCGTTCACCTGACCGCGGCGGAGCTGACGAACACCGACCCGGCGCGCGTCGGGCTGAAAGGTTCGCCCACGAAAGTGAAGCGCACGTATGTGCCGCCGCGCAAAGAGGCCGGCGTCGTGGTGAAGGAAGAAACCGTCGAAGCGTCCGCCCACAAGCTGTATGAGCTGCTGAGCAACGCGCACGCGATTTGA